One part of the Humulus lupulus chromosome 9, drHumLupu1.1, whole genome shotgun sequence genome encodes these proteins:
- the LOC133800013 gene encoding uncharacterized protein LOC133800013: protein MVKNDAVIQSQAASLRNLETQLGQLSNELRNRPQGTLPSDTENPRKDGKEHCKAVTLRSGKNVEFTEDNCTRNSEPTSIQSSVDKGDKAVKSKILNADPEAIAAAILPQNASGKPISKPPPPFPQRFQKQQQDSQFQRFLDRRLSEFETVALTEGCSAILKSKIPPKLKDPGSFTIPRSIGGRALCDLGASINLMPMSIFKKLGIGEARSTIVTLQLAYHSMAHPEGKIEDVLVQVDKFIFPADFIILYYEADIDVPIILDEVEECSRLSVIESIVAEKFHKEACKDGVGVRSLEELENLSEEEESQVTWVESKQPFAKFRRPFESLKLSEGNFKPPKPSIQEPPKLELKPLPSHLKYAYLSDNETLPVIISAMLGAEKESLLLAVLKKYTRAIGWTMADFKGISPSFCMHKILLEDCYSSWVSPIQCVPKKGGVIVVASENNELIPTRQVTGWRICMDYRKLNKATHKDPFPLPFIDQMLDRLAGKEFYCFLDGYSGYSQISIAPEDQEKTTFTCPYGTFSFRRMPFGLCNAPATFQRCMMAIFSDMVEKSLEVFMDDFSVFGESFDTCLANLEQVLARCEETNLRKEKVFHSISYASKTLVDAQLNYTTTEKELLVVVFAFDKFRAYLVGTKVVVYTDHSAIKYLIAKKDAEPRLIRWVLLLQEFDLEIRDRKGTENQVVDHLSRLEAGSEKQNEGPMKETFPDEQLLVVNQTTTPWYADFVNYLVSGLQPPDLNRQQLKKFFHDARFYYWDEPYLYKQCSDRIMRRCVPEDEVSRILEHCHSTPYGGHFGGQRTAAKVFQSGYYWPSIQWVLMNLLRDVTATSVLEIFQ from the exons ATGGTCAAGAATGATGCTGTGATTCAGAGTCAAGCGGCATCCTTGAGGAATCTAGAAACTCAATTGGGGCAGCTTTCTAATGAGCTAAGGAATAGACCACAAGGCACCTTGCCTAGTGATACAGAAAATCCAAGGAAagatggcaaggagcattgcaaggcAGTTACCTTGAGGAGTGGTAAAAATGTGGAATTTACTGAGGATAATTGTACTAGAAACagcgagcccacttcaatccaaagtagtgtggacAAAGGAGACAAAGCTGTGAAATCAAAAATTTTAAATGCTGATCCTGAagcaattgctgcagcaattcttccGCAAAATGCTTCAGGAAAGCCTATaagcaagccacctccaccatttcctcagcgCTTTCAAAAGCAGCAACAAGATAGTCAATTCCAGagatttttagat AGGAGGCTTAGTGAATTTGAAACAGTGGCGTTGACTGAAGGTTGTAGTGCTATATTGAAGAGtaaaattcctcctaaattgaAGGATCCGGGCAGCTTCACAATTCCTCGTTCTATTGGTGGTAGAGCACTTTGTGACTTGGGAGCtagtatcaatttgatgcccatgtcaaTTTTCAAGAAGTTGGGGATTGGAGAAGCAAGATCAACCATAGTCACTTTGCAATTAGCGTATCATTCTATGGCACACCCggaaggaaaaattgaagatgtACTTGTGCAAGTTGATAAATTCATTTTTCCGGCTGATTTCATCATCCTTTATTATGAAGCGGATATAGATGTTCCTATTATCttgg ATGAGGTTGAGGAATGCTCTAGGCTAAGTGTAATTGAGTCTATTGTCGCTGAAAAATTCCATAAGGAAGCTTGTAAAGATGGAGTGGGGGTGAGGTCACTTGAAGAGCTTGAGAACTTAAGTGAAGAGGAAGAAAGCCAAGTTACATGGGTGGAGTCAAAGCAGCCCTTTGCTAAATTTAGGAGGCCTTTTGAGTCATTGAAGTTGTCGGAAGGGAATTTTAAGCCTCCTAAGCCTTCTATTCAAGAGCCACCAAAATTAGAATTGAAGCCTTTGCCTAGTCACTTAAAGTATGCTTATTTGAGTGATAATGAGACCTTGCCTGTGATTATTTCAGCCATGTTAGGAGCTGAAAAAGAGAGTTTGTTGCTGGCTGTTTTGAAGAAATACACAAGGGCCATTGGTTGGACTATGGCGGATTTCAAAGGGATAAGTCCCTCATTTTGTATGCATAAAATTCTGTTGGAGGATTGCT ATAGTTCATGGGTCAGCCCAATTCAGTGTGTTCCTAAAAAAGGTGGAGTCATAGTGGTGGCTAGTGAAAATAATGAGTTGATTCCCACAAGACAAGTGACGGGGTGGCGTATTTGTATGGACTATCGGAAGTTGAATAAGGCTACTCATAAAGACCCCTTCCCGCTACCATTCATTGACCAAATGCTTGATCGGTTGGCGGGAAAGGAGTTTTATTGTTTCCTCGATGGGTATTCAGGCTATAGTCAGATTTCCATCGCGCcagaagaccaagagaagactaccTTTACTTGTCCTTATGGCACCTTTTCCTTTAGAAGGATGCCTTTTGGGCTGTGCAACGCCCCCGCCACTTTCCAACGTTGTATGATGGCAATATTTTCAGATATGGTGGAGAAGTCTCTTGAAGtcttcatggatgatttttcagtaTTTGGGGAGTCTTTTGACACTTGTTTGGCTAACTTGGAGCAAGTCTTGGCtagatgtgaagaaacaaacttg CGAAAAGAGAAGGTTTTTCATTCCATTTCCTATGCAAGCAAGACATTAGTCGATGCCCAATTGAACTATACTACCACCGAGAAAGAGCTTTTGGTGGTGgtgtttgcttttgacaagtttaggGCTTATCTTGTGGGGACTAAAGTGGTGGTTTATACAGACCATTCAGCGATCAAGTATCTAATTGCCAAAAAGGATGCTGAGCCACGACTTATTCGATGGGTGTtgcttcttcaagaatttgacttggaaATTCGGGATAGAAAAGGAACGGAGAACCAAGTGGTTGACCACTTATCTAGACTTGAAGCTGGAAGTGAAAAGCAAAATGAAGGGCCTATGAAAGAGACATTTCCCGATGAGCAATTATTGGTTGTGAACCAAACCACTACTCCATGGTACGCTGATTTTGTCAACTATTTGGTGAGTGGTTTGCAGCCACCTGATTTGAATAGGCAGCAACTCAAGAAGTTCTTTCATGATGCGAGAttctattattgggatgagccttATTTGTACAAACAATGTTCAGATCGAATCATGAGGCGTTGTGTGCCCGAGGATGAAGTTTCTAGAATACTAGAGCATTGTCATTCAACTCCTTATGGTGGACATTTTGGTGGGCAAAGAACAGCCGCTAAGGTTTTTCAATCGGGGTACTATTGGCCCTCTATTCAATGGGTGCTCATGAATTTGCTAAGAGATGTGACCGCTACCAGCGTGTTGGAAATATTTCAGTAA